AcagattggattcctagtttgttacatagAACGTGCAACatattgatcctagctatcgtctAGATACGCCTATCTTGGATATCTCTGGgttgccttgatctccacgtcGGTCAATTGCCCTAGCCCTTCGCGGGCCTCTTCTTGGTGGCTGCTGGGATGATAGCATGGACGTGGTCTCATATACAGGCAGTGCgggtacccctggcccatatatCTGACAGTAGCCCCATAGGACTTAATGACAAGCTAGCTGGTAGCTTTAGCCCTTAGGATGTCATGTAGCCCTATAAGTTTTGAGTACTGTGAGTACCGGTGAGCCGTTCCTCGGGCGCCGAGACTGTAAGCAGTGCAGCTTCAAGTATTGAGGAGCCAGTACATAGCCGCTCAGGTGCCGAGAGCATTTCTCGGGTACCGAGCACTTTCCTCAGGTACCAAGGAGTGTGGTGGTTCACCATTAATCAAGGAACGTAGTTCCCTGAGCGCTATGAGCGTCTGGCTCGGGTGGTAACACCCTATGTCGGGAAATGTGGTTTCCTGGGTGTGGCCCTTGGGACGTTGTCAATGTCGTATTCGGTTAGTAGCACCTTTTAGCTGGAAGCGTGGCTTCCAGGACGTTGTTAACGCCAAGTTTGGGTGGTTGCACCGCTTTACTCGGGAAGTCGATTCCCGATGCATTCTGGCGTCCGCTAGTGGTTGCGAGTCATTAAGTCCTAATCAAAGAACAGATAGTTAGGATAGGGTAATCGCACCGCCATCATTTTCCGTGTCACTCTGCCAGTTGATTTTTAAGGTGACCCGACGTGGGTCGTTGGTTAACAGACACTAAGGGCGTCATGTTTTTCTTCGAGACCCGTAAGCAATGTGATCTCGAATTTTCATGAGCTTCTTTAGCGGAAGGGGCGAGGTCGGTGTCTCGGAGCCCTGAGGCAAATATAGCAGTGCCCTAGGTCGGGAGCCACCGTGGGCGAATAACAAAGCGTGAGCAGCTGTCGGCAGTTGCGTATGTTACTCTTCGAGCTGAGAGCGGGTAGAATGACTGAGCATTCGTGTCCTAATGAATAGGGGGACAGGACTAAGGCTGACCAGCATGGGCACATTataaaactctttttctagattcAAGGAGCTCGTACTTTGGTTACAGCCATTGGCTAACCAGTTTTCTGGTTTCCCGCAAAGAGGCACATATCCGCTGAAATAAGGTACTTCGAGCTTATCTGGGTATTGAGTGATTTATGTGACACAACGTGTCAAAGGTTTTAGGATCATACTGGTGACCCTCCCGAATACCCCCCTGACTCTGGTATGGCAGGGTCAGTAGTGAATGAATCACTACTGCTTACACTTGCTGAAGGGGTGAGTCGGACTGAGTTCTCTATCTGAGTGTCAGATCACGTGCTTGCACCAGCTCGGGTGATGGTGCATCAGGTTTGGGCCATTGGGCTCCATGGCCTCCGTGGTTGTGCAGATGGGTTTCTTCTCAATGAAGCTAAGGCGTCGGTTTTGGCAGATCGTCTCCCCGTGCATGTTTCTCGAAGGTTGTGCCTCTCGGAGATCATGGGGGCGTGGCCTGGCCTTAACTTCTACCTTGGCTTGGGTAGATTGCTGGGATTCTGTTGACCATGCACATCCCCTGCCTATAAAATAGGGGAGAGAAGGAGAATTAGTACACCTGCATTGTAGCCTTTTCATACTCACCTTCCACTGTTCATCGCACCCTCGCCTTCCCATCAGATCCTGCCTGTCGTCCATGGTCGAAGAGACGCGCTTGCGGGAGGAGCCAGAGGAGGGGTCGGCCAAGGGCCGCGTGCCCCtttgtcctcgagctttccgCCTAGGCTTGTTGGGATTTAGATGAGGATGGATCTGTTCTTGAATTTATTTCTGAAGGAATTTGATGGGTTTCTTGATGTAGCAGTTTCTCATCGGTGTGTTCGGTGCCATGGCCCGCAGCTGTTTGGGGTGCTCTGTCGCCGTCACAACCTCTGGCAACACGGACTGCATCATCGTTGGGTTCGCCTTCCTCCGATGATGAGGAGTTTGATGATGACAGCCATGACATCCACACCGTTGGGGGTGAGCTAGACGTGGCCAGACGAGCCCTCCAAGACAAATGTCGGGAAGTGGAGTGGCTGAAAGGGTGCCCCTCGGTGGCTGAGACGGTGCTTGGTATTGCGGATGGAGAGGCGGCGGAGGCTAGGGCCGTGGATACGGTTGCCCGTGCTGAGCTCGCCGGTGAGTAGAGCTTCATCTTCACCGCATCATGTTTGGAGTTGTCTTTTCCTCAGTGTGATAGGCTTTGAGTCCCCGTTCGTTTCAGTCGTGCAGGAGCAGCTGTTTGCTGTCTAGGCCGAGGTGATGGATCCTCGCCGAGCCAATGAAGGATTGGCCGGTAGATCGGCGGAGGTGGCTCGTTTGCGAGATGAGTCAACCTCCTAGGCGCGTGGCGTTGCCACCATAGCGTGGGTTAATAGCAACTGCTGTAGCATTGGAGGAGGCAGTGGGTGCCGCCATTGAGCTAGTGCAGCCGATGGGGTCAAGCTTCCACGAGTAGGCTCGCAGGCTtctggcatggatcaaggaggTGGAGGCACGTGTGTTCGCCATGGGGCTGCGGCGGGCCTTGCCGCCACCCACCTTTGACTTCAGCCTAAGGTGGATCTACGTGCCATGGAGCCTGGGTTCCCGTCGAGGGTGGAAGTGCTCGAAAACATCAACATCGGTCAGTTAATACTGACTTTGGCACTACCGCTGATGCTGTTGCTGCGGTTGTGAGTGTGGAGCAGGTCATCAAGGAGACCCCTTGTTGAAGGCAGGCCCCGTGGATTTGCTCTCCTATAAAAAGTTATCTGAATAAAATATTGGATTTGTAGATTAGTAGCACTCTTGCAAACCTTCTCGTGTGTGATTGTGCatagttgtagcccccgagcactcGGATAGGTTAGCCTAACGTGTCCGAGTGTTTTGGACTTGCAAAATCACAACGAGTACTTCATTGCCCTTGAGTACAAGCATTGTACGAAGGCGCAGCCCCCGAGCGTTTCGAGCTGAGTATCGCTCGGCCAGTCTAGCCTCACTCGGGTGATGCGATGGTGGCGTAGCCATGCCAACATCTTTTGTCTTTAGAATTGGTTTGGTAGCCCCGAATACCTTATAATGTTAGTATAACAGTGTAAGGTATTCAGAGAAAACGCATACCCGGTAGCATTGTGTAGATTTAAAACATCGCCCCTGAGCAACCTTTGAGAAGGTGCTTCATAAGTTGCTGAGAGTGTGCGATATTTTACTTGTAGCTGTCATTAGATATGCATGGTGTTTCCCTTGTGAAAGGAAAAGGAACAGCGGGCGCGTTGATGGCGTGAGCAAGAATCGCCTTATCGTTTCGCGTCCTTTCATGGCTTGGGACCGCCTCGAGTTTTATTATGTTAAGTGTCATTGACACTTCAGGTCCCGGTCTTGGGGTTGTCCTTACTAGCTGGGTCATCCCTCCTGTCCTCTGATTTTGCCTCTTTGGGTGCTTGCTCGGGTGCCTCCTGGGGCACTGGGGTAACTGGCGAAGTTGAAACTAGAGGGACAGGGGGTAAGATGCTGGCCGGTGTGGTTGGCATAGGCTGATGTTCTAGAGACTGGAGCGAGTGTCGGGGGGCTCCCGAACTTGTATCACGCTTTGCCCCATCATCAAGCCTTGGATCATCCAGAATTAGGTCCCGTTGGGCATGTTCCACAGCTAGCCTCTCGCACTTGTAGGCGTCTTAAAAGTTACCAGTGATGGTAATAACGCCGcgtgggcctggcatcttgagtttgaggtaggcATAGctagggatcaccatgaacttggcatagcaagGCATCCCGAGGATGGCGTAGTAAGGACCATTGAAGTCAATGACTTCAACGGAAAGTGTTTCCTTGCGGTAGTGTACCTGGTCACCAAACATGATGGATAGGGTTATCGTGCCGTGCGGCGTGACCCGACGTCCAGGGACGATCCCTTGGAACAGAGAATGTGAGGGGCATAGTTTGCCAGCCCCAACACTTGGCTTCTGAAAGGCATCGTTGTAAAGGATGTTTAtgctgctgcctccgtccatcaagacCTTTGTCATTTTCATGCCTTCTATAATAGCACTAACCACTAACAGAAATCGACCGGCCTCGACAACATGATCGGGGTGATCGTCTCTATTAAAGGTGATTGGGCGCTCCAACCATTTTAGATAAACAGGGACTGTGGGGGCTGCAGTGAAGATAAGATGACAGATTACCTTCTCACGGCGACAATCCTTGAAGCCCTGTGGGCTGcggaagatgatcatgatgcccTGGACGTTGGGGTAGCcatcttgatcatcatcatcagttCTATCCTTGCCCTTGTTCAGATTGCCGCCCTTTGACTTGTCCTTGCTGGCTTGCTGGGTGACTTCTCGCCTGTATGTCTGGCAGTCCCTGGCTAAGTGATTCACTAGGAATCCATGGTTTTGGCATGGCTTGTTCATGATTTCATCAAACTTGCCGCGGCCTCCACGGCTTTGTTTGggcttgttgccttcttgtttttTGGTGTTGGCCACAAGCTCGCCTCTGTGCTTGCGATCCTTCTTTGTGGGCGAGGATTGGGCCATGCTATCAGCGAGTCGTGACATATTTGCCGTTGCTGGCATTGAAGCAATCTTCACAATCGACGTGCTCATGTGCTAAAGCGAATACGTCTTGGAGACTGATGTTCTTCCTTCGCCCAATGTCTTGGATGAGGGTGTCACTATCTACACCTGTAGTAAAGGAGGTAACAATGCTAGCGCCGGGGATGTCCATGAGCTTGTTCTTGCACTATTTGAAGCACTTGATATAGTCATGGATGCTCTACCTTGTCTTGCATTTGCATCCTAGGAGATCCCATGAGGTGCCAGGCTTAGTGTAAGCTCCCTCGAAGTGGTTGCAGAACTCCCTTTCGATGTCCACCCATCGTTTGATGCAATCTTCATGAAGATTATTCAGCCAGTTCTTGGCCGAGTCTGTGAGGTAGATCGGGAGATATTGGATCCTGAAGAAGGggtccgggggggggggggggggggacgccgCCTTCATGGCGAGGCAATAGTTTATCAACCAAATTTTTGGATCCATTTTGCCATCATATTTGTTGATGTTTGGAGCCCAGAATCATAAGGGCATCAGGGCTGGTCGGATCTTATACCTAAACATGGGAGGCCCGACTAGGTCATAGGAGTCATCCTCTGGTGCGCGTGGCATAGGATCAGGAAGATTTCTTGGGTTCCTTCTGTCATGAGGCATGTCGCCCTCATCGTCGGAGTGATAACTGCTCCATGCATCGTCGTTGCCTCCACCACCTCCATAGCCTCCTCCATTGGTAGTATGCTCGCCCCCGCCACATCCGTGCCCACCACCTCCCCGTCCGCCTCCGTTGTCATTGCCCGGTTGAGGGGCTAGACCTTGGTGGCATTCGGGATTATGACGTGTGGACCTGTTAGGTCTGCGCGGTGGACGAGCCCCCGAGTTTTGGGGCGTGTGGTTGTGAGTGGGAGACGCATCGCTGGGCGCTGGTATGTGGTTGGCTACGGCCGCCATCAGCTCCTGGATCCTTCAAAAGGCTTGTCGGCCCTCCTCAGTAGATGGCTACGGCATAGCCGCCGCCTCCAGCATGGCCTCGGCCAAGTTTTGCTCAGTGTTGGAATACGGCGAGGCAGCCCGTAGGAAGTCATTGAGGGCCCGGAGGCCCCACACCGCATTCTGCTCCTGGAGCTGGCATCGGAGTTTCCGATTTTCATCTCCTAGCACGTCGTTGTGATTAAGCAGTCAATCCCGAGCTTGTTGGCTGGTCTCGTAGGGCGCTGCATAATAAAACTCAAAGTAATTGTGGGGAGAGTGTTCAGGAGTGCGGTACCTGTTCTCCTCATAATCATTCGTGCTTAGGTAATAGCTGTGCATGTGCGAGATGATGTCATCATTGTCAATATTCGCACCATTGTCGGTATACAACTGGTCGTAGTCATAGAGGGAGTGGCGGGAAGCCGCCGAGTTAATAAGCTTGGAGGCATCCGTGTCGTGCCACTAGTCGTTGTCATCGGAGTTGTTTGATTCCCCATAGGACAGTGCTGCCCTGGCTAAGGTTGTGGGTGGTGACTCCGACAAGATTCAAGTCGAAGTCGTCATTGCTACAATCCTGATCATTTTGATCTGGGTCCAGAGGATCCTTTGTAAGAGGTTCGGGGGGTTGTATTGTAGCTTGAAGAAGCTGGGTCTGGCGAGTCATCGCTGTGTGCATAGGTGCTCCCGAGGATCGGGAGGGAGTTTGATCGGCTGTTGAATCCACCGGTAGGCCAGGATCCCCGATCTTATGAAGATAAAGGGTGGCATCAAAACTATGCTCTTAGCCAGGATTGGCAAGAACCTGACCATAATGGGCGAGATGACGAGAGATGGCGAGTGGTCCTCTGTCTATAGCCTCCTCTAGTCTAGTAGCGAAAGCACGGATCTAAAGCGACTGCTCCTCCTCTTGTTCGGTCGGTTCAGGCTCCTGCAAGCACATGTCCCCAAACCGTTGACGATGAAGTCGAGCTTGCCAAAGGTGATCTTCTTGCCCGGCCACATCATCTCCGGTTCATCACCGAAGTTGAAGACAATTCCCCTCTGAAACACAAGAAACAAATCTATAGgcgaaaggcccctacctagtgcgccaactgtcggatgATTTTAGCTCCGGCAATGCCTAGCAACAAGATCTCGTAAGATGAATCAGATTGTAACACAtgagacacaagggtttatactggttcaaggcATGGTGGCGTACTAAACCCTACTCTAGTGGTGTTGCTGCTCTtatattcgtatgctcaattacaggggctgttgctcctagctacatgGTAGATTGGAATGGTGGAAGATGGAACGATCCCGAGCtcgaggtccctaccctcctttatataggcagagggGGTGGGTTATACTGAGGGTGATCGGGCCAAcagattggattcctagtttgttacacagAATGCacaacagattgatcctagctatcttCCAGATATGCCTATCTTGGATATCTCCGGgttgccttgatctccacgttGGTCGATTGTCATAGCCCTTCGTGGGCCTCTTCCTTGGTGACTGCTGGGCCAATAGCATGGACATGGTCACATATACGAGCAGTGCgggtacccctggcccatatatCTGACAAGTTCTCTATTATTCCCCTATGTTTGCTGACCGGATGTTTTATCCACCTTGCTCTTGTCTCAGCAAAGGACATCCGAAAGAAGCCCATAATTTAAGCCTAGTAGCCAAGCATTGGGGACAGGTTCATGTCACTATGTGGTCATTAATTCGTGTCTCATTTTATCACACTCTTGCGTATCCTGATCTCCTAGACACTCAACTAAATGTTGAGATATTTAACTATTGGTCATTCTAATAGATATACATTCAAATTATCATATTGCCCTTGCCTCTTTACAAACTTGACACATGAAAAAAGTTGTTGCTACATTCTTACCACTTCGGTTAGAGTGACTCGCCAGTGTAGATCAACACTGAGAAATGATTGTATTGCCCTTGCCTCTTTATCTCCATCTCCCCATGCATTATTCTAAGTATTATACGCCTAAGAGCATAGTAGAGCATCACATGTGCTTGATCAAACCAATCAGTATTACATGAATGTGTGCACACACATAAATTGGGAGGGCTAGGGCCAAAAGGAACACCCACACCATGCATCTGCTAGCTCAAGATCCTAGGATCATTGGAGCACCAACGTCAAGCCCAAAGGAGGCAATGTAAGGCCAAGGTTGGGACCAGCCAAAATAGGCCACACTCGAGCCTAATTCGAGGGTCAAGAAGCATCTCCATATCACAAGGAAAGTTGCCATGGATTAGTAGGAGCTGAGAGGCATTAGGGAAGGCAGCTCACAATGAGGCCATGATGGGAAGAGGTTGCATTGCAGGAGATTGTTGTGGGCATCGAGCTGAGGAAAGAGGGATTAAGGAGCATTAGATGTGGTCTATGGATGCTTAAGAGTACACATGATGATGACAAATTCTCACACACACAATCTAGAGCTCCACCCATGGCAAAACTAGGCCAACAACATCACTAGGACAACATGCACTCGGTGTGTAGAAGCTAAATAGGTGTTAGTGCTTTTACAGAGAGAAGACAAACATGAAAAGCAAGAGCAATAGGGATGGACGTGGTACCAAGCACAACCACAATGCTCGTCTCCACGAGCACCACATCATCCTACTCCTCATCACATGGAGGAGTAGAATCAGCATTAAGGTCATCGTGGCAACCTCTACCACTCCATTCCACAGTGCTACGCATAGGTATGACCACTCCCACAATTATCATGGCCCTACCTCAAGGAAGTTAACAACATAGCCATGAGAAATAATGGTGGTGGTGTTGAATTTAATCCTAAGCATAAACATCTAGATCTAGCACATGTGCATAGGATCTTATACATAGTCTCATACATGATCATAGTTCATACATAATGTGGAAGTACTAAATAGATGTCAGACTAGAGTTGGACTATGCCTTGAGTGCCTCAGGTGTTGATGTGTGGACCATAGGTGTAGTAGGTGAGTGAGTTCACTAGCTGATGGCTTAGAGTCACTCTATAGATGATGAATGTGAGTTATCAGGAAGTGGcggtgatgagatcctaacacaTGGCTATGTTAAGCCTTGGGATCTATGGTTCCCGACCCAAGAGACCCCAGTTGATCCCTCCAGCATCGCTCGGGGGCTTGAGAgctatacccattgggtacgctcgcgcgcaccctcagaCTAAGGAACTTGCTCGAGCCTGAGCACGCTAAGGCCTCTACTCAAAGCTCAGGGGCTAACCCGAGCCTCAGGCTCTCAATCGATGGGAAACATAAACctggcccttggctcctgcccggcctatgacgctagccaaggcccgggcacaagaagacacTCCCCAAGCCatcgaggcttgggggctcctcaaTGCAGCACTTTGGGTGTGGCCTTGCCCTCCCCAGATAGGGTCATGCACAgggtgtgacacaagaagacaagctttcCCTCAGCCTCTAGGGGTTTAAGGGCTCTCGGGCCCGCACGTCAGCCCCTGGAGCTGACCTTCGCCAACAAGAggactccagaaggtccacctagAGGAGGCCAGTCCAAGCCAACATAGCCTCACATGcagagtgttagaacagagcagtCGGACAACGCCCAGGGCTTCTATAGCTCCACGACATCACCACGGTCCATAGAGCGTCATGGCAAGACCCTCCTGGAATctggcgcatgtagaccataggatCAACCCctcaaaccaccttgtacccgacATATCTCAATATATAAGGGGTAAGGTCAGATCCTAGAGGGGAGAGGACGATCCtagatagatcattccattcctcatcCATTAGCTCCTGCTCAGCACCAAGAGTAGAGCAAcatagagaggggcaccgagagctcctcgaCCGCAcctgtcgtcttcctcctctccaacgaggggaaggctccaccgatggtgaggcaacctcaggattagcaTTGAGCTAAcctcctaccaaatctctctctgtacactctattgtaaccctcaattttgggtgctcttgagtataaggatcatcagctactaGATGTAGGACATCGatcggcccaaaccaggataaaccgttgcgtcctctttgtgattcttgtgttcttcagTCCACCCGAGCTACCAAAAACATGTACTCTGACACTGATTCGAACAATAGTGCTTGCCATAGTTCCGACCCTACGacagctggtgcgccaggtagggaaCTGCATCAAGTGCGATTCAGGCTCTACGGTGGCCAGAGCCACCCGCCTCATTGCTGGAGCAAGCAACGCCACCCTAGATGGCAGTGTTCGCTTCCTTGGCGAGTTCATCATCATAGCCGGCGCCTTCACTTCGGGCTAGGTcatcaactttgggagcctggcctacGTCGTCGACTGCTACGGAGAGCTTCGTCCGCTCAACGGGGCTGCGCCGGCAGGCAACGAGCTCCTGGCGCTACCCCACTGCTGGGCCTCCTAGGAGCAGATCTCGAGGTCCTGGCCTAGCAAATGTTGGATCACAgctagatgttctacatgctagcAACCGTCCATCACCAGATCACCACCGGCGAGGTGCTTCCGCCACCTGACCACTTCTGCTACTACCTCCTGGACCTGCCTTTCGGGATCCAGAATGCGGCGGCATCCTTCCAGCAGGAGATAGAGCACCTCATCAGCCACGAGGTGCCACGAGGCGCCATCCTCTCTAGCACCATGGGGGCTAACGTCCCCTCGCTGCGCACCTTCCTTGAGATCCTCTCAGGGAATGGCCCAGAGTATGACTCCAACGACATCGACTGCTACGCTCCGCCatgcatgtgctaccacatccACTGTGAGGTTCCAGTCAAAGAGGCACTTGAGTTCACACTGTCGGACCAGAGTCCTCACAGCCACATGGACTACCTTTGAGAGAAGGCCGCTCGCTTGCAGGCTCTACAAGCGGATGTGAGGCCGCCGAGGTGGAGCTCGAGCACCAAAGGCAGGACTTTGCATGGCAACAAGCCGCGCAGCCTCCCGGCAACAACGACGACACCCGCACGGGGGCTCCCAGCACCATGCGCTTCCCCTCGAGTAGCCTACGACATGGCGGCCGCTGCCTGTCGGCTGGAGGACATCTCCTACACGCTGGACCCAAAGACCAACGAGCGGCTGTACGAGGTGAGGTGGCTTCTCCGTGTTGCCCTcgagcagcaggccgagagctctgcTTCCCGACGTAACGATAGGTCGTCCTAGCTGATGACTACCGCCAATGGGGATCACTTCGATGCCCATGCCCCTTTAAtgggtggaggtgatgatgactctTCTGGTAGGAGCTCCGACCATCCACGAACCAGGTGCGCCAAGCCTCGATAGGAGCAAAGGCGTGAGCTTTCCCCACGGCGGCCTCTCGCGCATCACTGAGTCGGAGGCGGCTATGACATCCGCAACTCCATCAAGGCTAGGTGCCACACTTAGGAGCAGTCCCGCACTCTAGAGCGAGGTGTGGAGGGCGTCGCCTCGGATCACTTTGGCCCCTAGGCATTTGGTGCAACGATTCGAGCGTCCCCCTACCCTAGGCAGTTTCGGCCATCGATGCACATCTCCAAGTACATTGGTGAAACTAATCTGGACCATTGGCTCAAGGACTACCGCCTCGCCATGAAGGCTGGGGGATCGAATGATGACTTCGCTGTTCAGTACCTTCCTCTACTTCTATCAAGCTCGACTAGAGCTAGGCTCGAGCAGCTTGAGCCCGGCAACATCCACTGCTGGGGCGACCTCCGTTCTGTCTTCGTCGGTCACTTACAGGGTACATACACTTGACCTGGGAACTCATGGGACCTCCATAACTTCAGGTAGAGGGCCGACAAGACCCTCTAGGAGTACGTCCAGTGCTTCTCCAAGAAGTGCAACAAGCTTCCCAACATCACCGATGCCGACGTGATCAATGCCTTCATCTACGGGACGACGTATGAAGTACTCATCCACGCACTCAACCGTGAGACCCCACGCATGACACGGGAGCTCCTAGACATTGCCACCCAGTATCCCACCAGCGAGGAGGCCATCCAAGCCAACTTCAGTGGCAAGGCCAAGGCCACCGGCCACCTCAGCGGTGGGGACAGCGGTGACAATCCCGCCTCATCCCAGCGTCATCGCGACAAGAGGAACAAGGACTAGAAGCACCGTGGGGATGAGATGGTGGCCATGGCTAACTGTGCCACCAGGCCTCAGCCCTGCGGGCACGCTGCATGCCTCGAGCACTTCAAGAAGGCGCTCGAAGCCCCCTACCCATTACATAGGAGGCAAGCAAAGCACCTTCTCTAGGATTGTGCCACCATCAGGGCCTACATCTATGGCACCCTTGGCTAGTAGGGCAAGGCCCAAAAGCTAGCCCCAAAGGCCAACGAGCCGGCAGACTCCGCCCCGGAGGACGATGCCGAGTTCCTTGACGCCGatcgctgcctcatgatcttcgggggctcCTAGGCGTACGAAACCCACCGGCAGCACCGCATCACCGAGCAGCAGGTGAACGCTGTTCACACCCTCATCACCCTAATGCAGCTCCGATGGTCCTAAATGGCCATCACCTTTAACCAGGGGGATCACCCCGATCGTATTCCACACCCGGGATGCTACCCGCTCGTGGTCAGCCCGATCATGGGCACCACGCACCTCTCCAAAGTGCTAATGGAcgggggcagtggcctcaactTACTCTACGCTAGCACCTTGGATAGGATGGGCATTCTGTGGAGCAGCCTATGCCCCAGCAAGGCGCCGTTCTACAGGATCGTCCCGGGGATGGAAGCGGTGCCCCTTGGGTGTATTCGGCTCAATGTCACCTTTGGCCAGCCGAACAACTTCTGtaaggagccactcaccttcgaggtggttgactTCCCCAGCATCTACCATGCCCTCCTAGGCTGGCCATGCTTCACCAAGTTTATggctatccccaactacacctatctgaagctgaagatgcccgGCCCCaagggggtcatcaccgtcgagggTAGCTTTGAGTAAGCCCACTACTGCAAGCAAGACTGTGTCGCCCAAGTGGACACACTGATCGCCCCCTGTGCTCACGATGGCCCTGTCTGTGGCATAGGAAGGGCGCCGGCGAAGGAAATAGCCAAGGCAGCAGCGGTGCTCAACCAACCGAGCATCGGCAAGGCACCCAAGGCTCCTGGCGGCTGTGATGGCTCGACTGGCCCCTCTATCCAGGCCCTCAACCCCCCAGTTGATGTGAGTTTcgacctttccccatgagggaaggccatcacCGAGGCATCCACCTAGAAGCATCACCTCTTGAGCCAGAACCCGCCTGCCGACCTCCTTCGTcggcctacctctccaacaacaaaaaccaagataagtcccatCCTCCATATGTTCTTGCTCCGCTTCTCTTTATTACTGTCTCCTTCATCCCGAGCGACTCCCACAGTGCCTCGGCCATGCCAAAGGATTGACAAATCTAACCACCTGTTGCCCTCTTTGCAGGAGAACTCTAGCAGAAGACCTCCTGGGAGAGGCAAGGAAGGGACGAACAGAAC
This sequence is a window from Miscanthus floridulus cultivar M001 chromosome 10, ASM1932011v1, whole genome shotgun sequence. Protein-coding genes within it:
- the LOC136489186 gene encoding uncharacterized protein, with the translated sequence MAQSSPTKKDRKHRGELVANTKKQEGNKPKQSRGGRGKFDEIMNKPCQNHGFLVNHLARDCQTYRREVTQQASKDKSKGGNLNKGKDRTDDDDQDGYPNVQGIMIIFRSPQGFKDCRREKVICHLIFTAAPTVPVYLKWLERPITFNRDDHPDHVVEAGRFLLVVSAIIEGMKMTKVLMDGGSSINILYNDAFQKPSVGAGKLCPSHSLFQGIVPGRRVTPHGTITLSIMFGDQVHYRKETLSVEVIDFNGPYYAILGMPCYAKFMVIPSYAYLKLKMPGPRGVITITGNF